In a single window of the Dinghuibacter silviterrae genome:
- a CDS encoding class I lanthipeptide — protein sequence MKKIELSQPKLQLKREKIAQLNNATAAASQVEPTTTVLLSIQHKCPFPR from the coding sequence ATGAAAAAGATCGAATTGAGCCAACCGAAACTCCAATTGAAAAGGGAAAAGATCGCCCAGCTCAACAATGCTACCGCTGCGGCTTCGCAAGTGGAACCCACGACGACGGTTCTGCTGAGCATCCAGCACAAGTGTCCGTTTCCCCGCTAA
- a CDS encoding aminotransferase class I/II-fold pyridoxal phosphate-dependent enzyme, translated as MPSKNTFAQRCIVSLEKEIRDTISLNASSCIEYPYIKKSFASNSHELTVEGSVRNRYFPIPGALDDLEEYAQKLYGELFGLPFVDVRPLTATHANISVFLGLLATGDKVVSLGLSQGGHLSHGHPKSFLGRFFEVTHYGTEDDGTVDLAALEEMIGRVKPKLVISGGSSCPRTVEHSAIARIAHAYGAYHMADISHTAGLIAGGAMTNNLGASDIVTFGTQKTFLGPRGGVLMAKEHLSKKLLSSVFPGVEGAMQLPQLMAKALAAEFAQTDDFKKIARQIVFLAKRFAGKLQQKGIKVVTNGTDSHIVLIDIPNSKQLVADFYNMGIRINANPIPNTDRWGIRFGTISLAQSTMSNEKIDYLLDNIADFLVDQSPSNLELLKQTAQDIIKKREHDLPNVEAGQWSDELSDEYRTDSTSKSLIKRRIDTEGKDVFLYIKPPAFQSSLLKTSGIGVIIPTVGVEKETLWKVAKYAQKACPNGHILIVNKTLDSDMIAKDGNISHASLSFLSNSLLNFDKFRTSHPITAYNYGKGWSMLMGSLALYDECDHLFFLDSDLEEIDEYDPLNKLAYGIENGDGIKHALIATPRRRNEVIHGVLNALEGSVNVKEALHRLKLIIHPLAGERYMNKETLMAIPWATNYGVETLWNVYTSFKGVKTCQVSNDDRQDGINSYVKNEVMLMYCSRLLSLILHGCNADSGFFENIDLFNKEIAKHDKVTILPNKSEQEVQTFQLNMDYFIPSIKDLSNQGMLQTKFALQD; from the coding sequence ATGCCATCGAAAAACACCTTTGCGCAACGGTGCATTGTTTCCCTGGAAAAAGAAATAAGGGATACCATATCTTTGAATGCCTCCTCCTGTATTGAGTATCCATATATTAAGAAAAGCTTTGCCTCCAATTCACACGAGCTTACCGTAGAAGGAAGTGTTAGAAACAGGTATTTTCCCATCCCTGGCGCCTTGGATGACCTGGAAGAATATGCCCAAAAGTTGTATGGCGAACTATTTGGTCTTCCATTTGTCGATGTTCGGCCGTTAACAGCCACCCATGCAAATATTTCCGTTTTTTTAGGGCTCCTCGCTACGGGAGATAAAGTTGTATCCCTGGGGTTGAGTCAGGGCGGGCACCTTAGCCATGGCCATCCAAAATCATTTTTGGGCAGATTTTTTGAAGTAACACATTATGGAACAGAGGATGATGGCACGGTTGACCTGGCAGCGCTCGAAGAAATGATTGGCCGGGTTAAGCCCAAATTGGTTATATCGGGCGGGTCCTCTTGTCCAAGAACTGTCGAACATTCAGCAATTGCCAGGATCGCACACGCTTATGGCGCATATCACATGGCAGACATATCCCATACGGCGGGACTTATTGCCGGCGGAGCCATGACCAATAACCTGGGGGCATCCGATATTGTCACTTTTGGAACACAAAAGACATTTTTAGGGCCCAGGGGAGGCGTCTTAATGGCAAAAGAACACTTGAGTAAGAAATTGTTGTCCTCTGTTTTTCCCGGTGTTGAGGGCGCCATGCAATTGCCACAACTTATGGCGAAGGCGTTGGCCGCGGAATTCGCTCAAACCGATGACTTTAAAAAGATAGCCCGGCAAATCGTTTTTTTGGCAAAACGATTTGCCGGCAAGTTGCAGCAGAAAGGAATAAAAGTCGTAACAAATGGCACAGACTCCCATATTGTCTTAATCGATATTCCAAATTCGAAACAGCTAGTTGCCGATTTTTATAATATGGGTATTCGAATAAATGCCAATCCAATCCCCAATACGGATAGATGGGGAATCAGGTTTGGTACCATTTCATTGGCCCAATCCACGATGAGCAATGAGAAAATAGACTATCTCCTGGATAATATAGCGGATTTCCTGGTTGATCAAAGTCCATCAAACCTGGAGTTGTTAAAACAAACAGCGCAGGATATTATCAAAAAACGGGAGCACGACCTCCCCAATGTAGAAGCCGGCCAGTGGAGTGACGAGTTGTCTGACGAATACAGAACAGATTCGACGTCAAAATCCTTAATAAAAAGAAGAATTGATACGGAGGGCAAAGACGTTTTCCTTTATATAAAACCGCCCGCATTCCAATCGTCTCTGCTAAAAACATCGGGTATCGGCGTCATTATACCCACTGTGGGGGTTGAAAAAGAAACATTGTGGAAAGTAGCCAAATACGCCCAGAAAGCATGCCCGAACGGCCACATATTGATCGTTAATAAAACTTTAGACAGCGACATGATTGCCAAAGACGGCAATATTTCCCATGCCTCTTTATCCTTTCTAAGCAACAGTCTTTTAAATTTTGATAAATTTCGAACCAGTCACCCTATTACGGCGTATAATTATGGTAAAGGTTGGTCCATGTTAATGGGTTCTCTGGCTTTGTATGACGAATGTGACCACTTGTTCTTTTTAGATTCCGATCTGGAAGAAATTGATGAATATGACCCGCTGAATAAACTGGCTTATGGCATAGAAAATGGCGACGGCATAAAGCATGCGTTAATCGCCACGCCAAGAAGAAGAAACGAGGTTATTCATGGGGTACTAAATGCACTGGAGGGTTCAGTAAATGTAAAGGAGGCATTACACAGGTTAAAATTGATTATTCATCCGCTTGCAGGGGAAAGATACATGAATAAAGAGACGCTGATGGCCATTCCCTGGGCGACCAACTATGGTGTTGAAACGCTTTGGAATGTCTATACTTCTTTCAAAGGGGTTAAGACCTGCCAGGTATCCAATGACGACAGGCAGGATGGGATTAATTCGTATGTAAAGAATGAGGTAATGCTAATGTACTGTTCCCGATTGCTTTCCTTGATTCTTCACGGGTGCAACGCCGATAGCGGCTTTTTCGAAAACATAGATCTTTTCAACAAAGAAATAGCAAAACATGACAAGGTAACCATCCTGCCCAATAAATCAGAACAGGAAGTACAGACTTTCCAGTTAAACATGGATTACTTTATACCCTCCATTAAGGACTTGTCGAATCAAGGAATGCTTCAAACCAAATTTGCGCTACAAGATTGA
- a CDS encoding DMT family transporter, translating into MSRYIYLHLIIIMWGFTAILAKSISIHSEEIVFYRSLLASCSIGLWLIYKKKNVRLDKKIVTKALLNGALICLHWLFFFLAGRLSTLSISLIGVATTSFWVSLIEPIIAKRKIRTYEIVLGLMVVLGIYVIFHSESLYWGGLLSALLSAIFAAVFTVINGTTLSKYDGSVVTFFEMTGACLTSMVIFPLYIRFFAHRAIDLALVTFSDVFYLLMMSLLCTSVAYIVLLDIMKKITPFTVTLNSNLEPIYGMTFAILIFGNKEVLNLNFYIGSALVLIPVFLHSYFSITTSRSISNRPTPPPTAGPARSYP; encoded by the coding sequence TTGAGCCGGTATATTTATTTGCATTTAATAATAATAATGTGGGGTTTTACCGCAATTCTAGCTAAATCAATATCGATTCATAGCGAAGAAATTGTTTTCTACCGGTCCCTACTGGCATCATGTAGCATTGGCCTTTGGCTGATATACAAAAAGAAAAACGTCAGGCTGGATAAAAAAATCGTCACAAAGGCCTTGCTAAACGGCGCCCTTATTTGCTTACATTGGCTTTTCTTTTTTTTGGCGGGGCGTTTATCGACCTTATCCATTTCGCTTATTGGCGTTGCCACGACGTCATTTTGGGTTAGCCTTATTGAACCCATCATTGCCAAAAGGAAAATAAGAACTTATGAAATTGTATTGGGGCTTATGGTCGTACTCGGGATTTATGTCATTTTTCACTCCGAGTCACTATATTGGGGAGGATTATTGAGCGCATTGTTGTCCGCTATTTTTGCAGCTGTATTTACCGTCATCAACGGGACCACCCTTTCAAAATATGATGGATCTGTGGTCACTTTTTTTGAAATGACAGGAGCCTGCCTGACCAGTATGGTCATTTTCCCGTTGTACATCAGGTTTTTTGCCCATAGAGCCATCGACCTTGCTTTGGTCACGTTTTCTGATGTCTTTTATCTACTGATGATGTCCCTGCTGTGTACTTCGGTTGCCTACATTGTTTTGTTGGACATCATGAAAAAGATTACCCCATTCACAGTAACCCTTAACAGCAACCTGGAGCCAATATATGGAATGACCTTTGCCATTCTGATTTTTGGAAATAAGGAAGTACTAAACCTGAACTTTTATATTGGTTCCGCATTGGTGCTTATTCCTGTTTTTTTGCACTCCTATTTTTCTATTACAACCTCCAGATCCATATCTAATCGTCCAACGCCTCCTCCAACTGCCGGACCAGCACGTTCCTATCCATAG